One genomic region from Rosa rugosa chromosome 1, drRosRugo1.1, whole genome shotgun sequence encodes:
- the LOC133726311 gene encoding chaperone protein ClpB3, chloroplastic-like isoform X1, producing MASSTTSFAASGVGLRLPQSVSTKCCSKASLFPHPTLSLTFHARPQFFRGLASRQFNPNGAFGTGSGRLGRTPNPFVVRSQASSTGRGQITQQEFTEMAWQAVVSSPEVAKENKHQIVETEHLMKALLEQKNGLARRIFAKAGVDNSRLLEATDKYIQRQPKVFGDSAGSMLGRDLEALLQRARDYKKEYGDSFVSVEHLVLGFIQDQRFGKQIFKDFQISKQSLKSAIESIRGRQSVIDQDPEGKYESLEKYGKDLTAMAKEGKLDPVIGRDDEIRRCIQILSRRTKNNPVLIGEPGVGKTAISEGLAQRIVQGDVPQALMNRKLISLDMGALIAGAKYRGEFEDRLKAVLKEVTESEGQIVLFIDEIHTVVGAGATNGAMDAGNLLKPMLGRGELRCIGATTLDEYRKYIEKDPALERRFQQVYVDQPTVEDTISILRGLRERYELHHGVRISDGALVEAAILSDRYISGRFLPDKAIDLVDEAAAKLKMEITSKPTALDEINRSVLKLEMERLSLTNDTDKASKERLNRLEAELSILKEKQSQLSEQWEHEKSVMTRIQSIKEEVDRVNLEIQQAEREYDLNRAAELKYGSLNSLQRQLLSAEKELDEYIRSGKSMLREEVTGNDISEIVSKWTGIPVSKLLQSEREKLLHLEEELHKRVVGQDPAVKSVAEAIQRSRAGLSDPHRPIASFMFMGPTGVGKTELAKTLASYMFNTEEALVRIDMSEYMEKHAVSRLIGAPPGYVGYEEGGQLTEVVRRRPYSVILFDEIEKAHSDVFNVFLQILDDGRVTDSQGRTVSFTNTVIIMTSNVGSQYILNGDDEVSPKELGYETIKQRVMEAARSIFRPEFMNRVDEYIVFQPLDRDQINNIVKIQLERVQKRIADRKMKIQVSEAAVQLLGNLGYDPNYGARPVKRVIQQYVENELAKGILRGEFKEEDTILVDTEVTAFANGQLPQQKLFFKTLETGSESPTTENKEALSGAV from the exons ATGGCCTCGTCGACCACCTCGTTCGCTGCTTCCGGCGTCGGTCTTCGTCTTCCCCAGTCTGTTTCCACCAAATGTTGCAGTAAAGCTTCTCTCTTTCCTCACCCAACTCTCTCCCTCACCTTCCACGCCAGACCCCAATTCTTCCGGGGACTAGCGTCCCGGCAATTCAACCCGAACGGTGCGTTTGGAACCGGGTCGGGCCGACTGGGCCGGACTCCAAACCCGTTTGTTGTGCGCTCCCAGGCTTCTTCAACCGGAAGG gGACAGATTACACAGCAGGAATTCACGGAAATGGCGTGGCAGGCGGTGGTTTCGTCGCCGGAAGTGGCCAAGGAGAACAAGCATCAGATAGTGGAGACTGAGCATTTGATGAAGGCATTGCTTGAGCAGAAGAATGGGCTTGCTCGTCGGATTTTCGCTAAGGCTGGGGTGGATAATAGTAGGCTTCTTGAGGCCACTGATAAGTATATTCAGCGCCAACCTAAG GTTTTTGGTGACTCTGCGGGATCGATGTTAGGGCGTGATTTGGAAGCCTTGCTTCAGAGAGCCAGGGATTACAAGAAGGAATATGGGGACTCGTTTGTGTCTGTGGAGCATTTGGTTCTTGGTTTCATTCAAGATCAACGATTTGGGAAGCAAATATTTAAGGATTTTCAAATCTCCAAGCAGTCTTTGAAGTCGGCTATAGAATCCATAAGGGGACGGCAATCAGTTATTGACCAAG ATCCTGAGGGGAAATATGAGTCCCTTGAAAAGTATGGTAAAGATCTGACAGCCATGGCAAAAGAAGGAAAGCTGGACCCGGTAATAGGAAGAGATGATGAAATACGCAGGTGCATCCAGATTCTCTCAAGAAGAACAAAGAACAACCCAGTGCTGATTGGTGAACCAGGTGTTGGGAAAACTGCAATTTCAGAAGG GCTTGCTCAGCGAATTGTGCAAGGGGATGTCCCACAAGCTTTAATGAATCGTAAG CTAATATCTCTTGACATGGGTGCGCTAATTGCTGGAGCAAAATATCGGGGAGAGTTTGAGGATAGGCTGAAGGCTGTACTCAAGGAAGTAACAGAATCAGAGGGCCAGATTGTCCTTTTTATTGATGAGATCCACACAGTTGTTGGAGCAG GTGCTACAAATGGTGCAATGGATGCTGGCAATCTATTAAAACCCATGCTTGGTCGGGGAGAGTTGCGGTGTATAGGTGCAACAACACTGGATGAATATCGCAAGTATATTGAGAAAGATCCAGCATTGGAGCGTCGTTTTCAGCAAGTTTATGTTGATCAACCTACTGTTGAGGATACAATTTCGATACTCCGAGGATTgcgtgaaagatatgagttgcATCACGGGGTCCGCATTTCTGATGGTGCACTTGTGGAAGCTGCAATTCTCTCAGACCGTTACATCAGTGGGAGATTTTTACCTGACAAAG CTATCGACTTAGTTGATGAAGCTGCTGCCAAGTTGAAAATGGAAATTACATCAAAGCCCACAGCCCTAGATGAGATCAATCGTTCAGTATTGAAACTTGAAATGGAAAGACTGTCACTTACAAATGACACCGACAAAGCGTCCAAAGAGAGATTGAACCGCCTTGAGGCAGAGTTGTCCATCTTAAAAGAGAAACAATCTCAGCTGTCTGAGCAGTGGGAACATGAGAAGTCTGTCATGACTCGCATTCAGTCGATCAAGGAAGAG GTTGACAGGGTAAATCTGGAGATCCAGCAGGCTGAACGAGAGTATGATCTTAACCGTGCTGCTGAGCTGAAGTATGGGAGTCTGAATTCCTTACAACGCCAACTCCTCAGTGCTGAAAAGGAGCTCGATGAGTATATCAGGTCTGGGAAATCAATGCTGAGAGAGGAAGTTACTGGAAATGACATTTCTGAAATTGTCAGCAAGTGGACTGGTATTCCTGTTTCCAAGCTTCTACAGTCAGAGAGGGAAAAGCTCTTGCATTTGGAGGAAGAGCTGCATAAACGTGTTGTAGGACAGGATCCTGCAGTGAAATCAGTAGCTGAAGCTATTCAGCGGTCTCGAGCAGGTCTCTCAGATCCTCATCGCCCGATCGCTAGTTTCATGTTCATGGGCCCCACCGGTGTAGGGAAGACAGAACTAGCCAAGACCCTTGCTTCCTACATGTTCAACACTGAAGAAGCTCTTGTTAGAATTGATATGAGTGAGTACATGGAAAAGCATGCTGTCTCAAGACTGATAGGTGCTCCACCTGGCTATGTGGGGTATGAGGAGGGAGGACAGCTGACAGAGGTTGTTCGCCGGAGGCCATATTCAGTTATCCTGTTTGATGAGATTGAAAAGGCACATTCTGATGTGTTCAATGTTTTCCTTCAAATTTTAGATGATGGGAGAGTAACTGACTCACAGGGCCGCACTGTGAGTTTCACCAACACTGTGATCATTATGACCTCAAATGTTGGTTCACAGTACATACTTAACGGAGATGATGAAGTATCACCAAAGGAGTTGGGTTATGAAACTATAAAGCAGCGGGTCATGGAGGCTGCAAGGTCCATATTTCGCCCTGAGTTCATGAATCGGGTTGATGAGTACATAGTTTTCCAGCCCTTGGACCGTGATCAGATAAACAACATTGTCAAGATACAG TTGGAACGAGTCCAAAAGAGAATTGCAGACCGCAAGATGAAGATCCAAGTGAGCGAGGCAGCTGTGCAGCTTCTTGGAAATCTCGGCTACGATCCAAACTACGGTGCTAGGCCAGTCAAGCGAGTGATTCAGCAATATGTAGAAAATGAGCTTGCCAAGGGCATCTTGAGAGGagagttcaaagaagaagacACCATTTTGGTCGACACAGAGGTCACGGCGTTTGCCAATGGCCAGCTACCCCAGCAAAAGCTATTCTTCAAGACGCTTGAAACTGGTTCAGAATCTCCTACAACAGAGAACAAAGAAGCTTTGTCAGGGGCCGTCTAA
- the LOC133726311 gene encoding chaperone protein ClpB3, chloroplastic-like isoform X2, translating to MASSTTSFAASGVGLRLPQSVSTKCCSKASLFPHPTLSLTFHARPQFFRGLASRQFNPNGAFGTGSGRLGRTPNPFVVRSQASSTGRITQQEFTEMAWQAVVSSPEVAKENKHQIVETEHLMKALLEQKNGLARRIFAKAGVDNSRLLEATDKYIQRQPKVFGDSAGSMLGRDLEALLQRARDYKKEYGDSFVSVEHLVLGFIQDQRFGKQIFKDFQISKQSLKSAIESIRGRQSVIDQDPEGKYESLEKYGKDLTAMAKEGKLDPVIGRDDEIRRCIQILSRRTKNNPVLIGEPGVGKTAISEGLAQRIVQGDVPQALMNRKLISLDMGALIAGAKYRGEFEDRLKAVLKEVTESEGQIVLFIDEIHTVVGAGATNGAMDAGNLLKPMLGRGELRCIGATTLDEYRKYIEKDPALERRFQQVYVDQPTVEDTISILRGLRERYELHHGVRISDGALVEAAILSDRYISGRFLPDKAIDLVDEAAAKLKMEITSKPTALDEINRSVLKLEMERLSLTNDTDKASKERLNRLEAELSILKEKQSQLSEQWEHEKSVMTRIQSIKEEVDRVNLEIQQAEREYDLNRAAELKYGSLNSLQRQLLSAEKELDEYIRSGKSMLREEVTGNDISEIVSKWTGIPVSKLLQSEREKLLHLEEELHKRVVGQDPAVKSVAEAIQRSRAGLSDPHRPIASFMFMGPTGVGKTELAKTLASYMFNTEEALVRIDMSEYMEKHAVSRLIGAPPGYVGYEEGGQLTEVVRRRPYSVILFDEIEKAHSDVFNVFLQILDDGRVTDSQGRTVSFTNTVIIMTSNVGSQYILNGDDEVSPKELGYETIKQRVMEAARSIFRPEFMNRVDEYIVFQPLDRDQINNIVKIQLERVQKRIADRKMKIQVSEAAVQLLGNLGYDPNYGARPVKRVIQQYVENELAKGILRGEFKEEDTILVDTEVTAFANGQLPQQKLFFKTLETGSESPTTENKEALSGAV from the exons ATGGCCTCGTCGACCACCTCGTTCGCTGCTTCCGGCGTCGGTCTTCGTCTTCCCCAGTCTGTTTCCACCAAATGTTGCAGTAAAGCTTCTCTCTTTCCTCACCCAACTCTCTCCCTCACCTTCCACGCCAGACCCCAATTCTTCCGGGGACTAGCGTCCCGGCAATTCAACCCGAACGGTGCGTTTGGAACCGGGTCGGGCCGACTGGGCCGGACTCCAAACCCGTTTGTTGTGCGCTCCCAGGCTTCTTCAACCGGAAGG ATTACACAGCAGGAATTCACGGAAATGGCGTGGCAGGCGGTGGTTTCGTCGCCGGAAGTGGCCAAGGAGAACAAGCATCAGATAGTGGAGACTGAGCATTTGATGAAGGCATTGCTTGAGCAGAAGAATGGGCTTGCTCGTCGGATTTTCGCTAAGGCTGGGGTGGATAATAGTAGGCTTCTTGAGGCCACTGATAAGTATATTCAGCGCCAACCTAAG GTTTTTGGTGACTCTGCGGGATCGATGTTAGGGCGTGATTTGGAAGCCTTGCTTCAGAGAGCCAGGGATTACAAGAAGGAATATGGGGACTCGTTTGTGTCTGTGGAGCATTTGGTTCTTGGTTTCATTCAAGATCAACGATTTGGGAAGCAAATATTTAAGGATTTTCAAATCTCCAAGCAGTCTTTGAAGTCGGCTATAGAATCCATAAGGGGACGGCAATCAGTTATTGACCAAG ATCCTGAGGGGAAATATGAGTCCCTTGAAAAGTATGGTAAAGATCTGACAGCCATGGCAAAAGAAGGAAAGCTGGACCCGGTAATAGGAAGAGATGATGAAATACGCAGGTGCATCCAGATTCTCTCAAGAAGAACAAAGAACAACCCAGTGCTGATTGGTGAACCAGGTGTTGGGAAAACTGCAATTTCAGAAGG GCTTGCTCAGCGAATTGTGCAAGGGGATGTCCCACAAGCTTTAATGAATCGTAAG CTAATATCTCTTGACATGGGTGCGCTAATTGCTGGAGCAAAATATCGGGGAGAGTTTGAGGATAGGCTGAAGGCTGTACTCAAGGAAGTAACAGAATCAGAGGGCCAGATTGTCCTTTTTATTGATGAGATCCACACAGTTGTTGGAGCAG GTGCTACAAATGGTGCAATGGATGCTGGCAATCTATTAAAACCCATGCTTGGTCGGGGAGAGTTGCGGTGTATAGGTGCAACAACACTGGATGAATATCGCAAGTATATTGAGAAAGATCCAGCATTGGAGCGTCGTTTTCAGCAAGTTTATGTTGATCAACCTACTGTTGAGGATACAATTTCGATACTCCGAGGATTgcgtgaaagatatgagttgcATCACGGGGTCCGCATTTCTGATGGTGCACTTGTGGAAGCTGCAATTCTCTCAGACCGTTACATCAGTGGGAGATTTTTACCTGACAAAG CTATCGACTTAGTTGATGAAGCTGCTGCCAAGTTGAAAATGGAAATTACATCAAAGCCCACAGCCCTAGATGAGATCAATCGTTCAGTATTGAAACTTGAAATGGAAAGACTGTCACTTACAAATGACACCGACAAAGCGTCCAAAGAGAGATTGAACCGCCTTGAGGCAGAGTTGTCCATCTTAAAAGAGAAACAATCTCAGCTGTCTGAGCAGTGGGAACATGAGAAGTCTGTCATGACTCGCATTCAGTCGATCAAGGAAGAG GTTGACAGGGTAAATCTGGAGATCCAGCAGGCTGAACGAGAGTATGATCTTAACCGTGCTGCTGAGCTGAAGTATGGGAGTCTGAATTCCTTACAACGCCAACTCCTCAGTGCTGAAAAGGAGCTCGATGAGTATATCAGGTCTGGGAAATCAATGCTGAGAGAGGAAGTTACTGGAAATGACATTTCTGAAATTGTCAGCAAGTGGACTGGTATTCCTGTTTCCAAGCTTCTACAGTCAGAGAGGGAAAAGCTCTTGCATTTGGAGGAAGAGCTGCATAAACGTGTTGTAGGACAGGATCCTGCAGTGAAATCAGTAGCTGAAGCTATTCAGCGGTCTCGAGCAGGTCTCTCAGATCCTCATCGCCCGATCGCTAGTTTCATGTTCATGGGCCCCACCGGTGTAGGGAAGACAGAACTAGCCAAGACCCTTGCTTCCTACATGTTCAACACTGAAGAAGCTCTTGTTAGAATTGATATGAGTGAGTACATGGAAAAGCATGCTGTCTCAAGACTGATAGGTGCTCCACCTGGCTATGTGGGGTATGAGGAGGGAGGACAGCTGACAGAGGTTGTTCGCCGGAGGCCATATTCAGTTATCCTGTTTGATGAGATTGAAAAGGCACATTCTGATGTGTTCAATGTTTTCCTTCAAATTTTAGATGATGGGAGAGTAACTGACTCACAGGGCCGCACTGTGAGTTTCACCAACACTGTGATCATTATGACCTCAAATGTTGGTTCACAGTACATACTTAACGGAGATGATGAAGTATCACCAAAGGAGTTGGGTTATGAAACTATAAAGCAGCGGGTCATGGAGGCTGCAAGGTCCATATTTCGCCCTGAGTTCATGAATCGGGTTGATGAGTACATAGTTTTCCAGCCCTTGGACCGTGATCAGATAAACAACATTGTCAAGATACAG TTGGAACGAGTCCAAAAGAGAATTGCAGACCGCAAGATGAAGATCCAAGTGAGCGAGGCAGCTGTGCAGCTTCTTGGAAATCTCGGCTACGATCCAAACTACGGTGCTAGGCCAGTCAAGCGAGTGATTCAGCAATATGTAGAAAATGAGCTTGCCAAGGGCATCTTGAGAGGagagttcaaagaagaagacACCATTTTGGTCGACACAGAGGTCACGGCGTTTGCCAATGGCCAGCTACCCCAGCAAAAGCTATTCTTCAAGACGCTTGAAACTGGTTCAGAATCTCCTACAACAGAGAACAAAGAAGCTTTGTCAGGGGCCGTCTAA